The following proteins are co-located in the Mycobacterium paragordonae genome:
- a CDS encoding ribbon-helix-helix protein, CopG family encodes MAQHHKGARVYMAARLPEDVYAAVKTKAADTGLSMSQLVADLLSEAIGRPDLVRNLGKHDEGVLPLAM; translated from the coding sequence ATGGCTCAGCATCACAAAGGGGCGCGGGTCTATATGGCGGCCAGGCTCCCCGAGGACGTATACGCCGCGGTTAAGACGAAGGCCGCCGACACAGGGCTGTCTATGTCCCAGCTAGTCGCCGACCTTCTGAGCGAGGCGATTGGACGCCCGGATCTTGTCCGGAATCTCGGGAAGCACGACGAGGGAGTGTTGCCGCTGGCGATGTGA